From a single Leopardus geoffroyi isolate Oge1 chromosome E1, O.geoffroyi_Oge1_pat1.0, whole genome shotgun sequence genomic region:
- the CE1H17orf58 gene encoding UPF0450 protein C17orf58 homolog, with amino-acid sequence MTARAFWLLCLIVGSSPEAPVAERKASPPHNRKPDPGGGPSAEETPGPRAQPVPEAPRRPRAAEAAPRAWSDPRRRKPPPPAENRAGFREAARAPAGPPSPRLAQAENRASSRRVPALEDSPRRARSRALRFPAARPPARAAEDPPGPAHPNRPRAAAPPPGPGPAPAPPPPPPRLSLPRRDAGPGTESCERACRTDLDERESYCASEFAVNGIVHDVDVLGTGIRLVTLLVDRDGLYKMNRLYITPDGFFFRVHILALDSSNCNKPCPEFKPGSRYIVMGHIYHKRRQLPTALLQVLRGRLRPGDGLLRSSSSYVKRFNRKRDGQVQGAIHTQCV; translated from the exons ATGACAGCTAGAGCTTTCTGGCTCCTCTGTTTGATCGTTGGATCATCTCCCGAAGCCCCAGTGGCGGAGAGAAAAG CCTCGCCGCCCCACAACAGGAAGCCCGACCCCGGCGGCGGCCCGAGCGCGGAGGAGACGCCGGGGCCCCGGGCGCAGCCGGTCCCTGAGGCCCCGCGGCGGCCGCGCGCAGCCGAGGCCGCTCCCCGCGCTTGGTCCGACCCGCGACGCCGGAAGCCCCCGCCACCCGCCGAGAACCGGGCCGGCTTCCGGGAGGCCGCGCGCGCGCCCGCCGGTCCGCCGAGTCCGCGCCTCGCGCAGGCCGAGAACCGCGCCTCGTCGCGCCGCGTGCCCGCGCTGGAAGACTCCCCGCGGCGCGCGCGCTCCCGGGCCCTGCGCTTCCCGGCCGCGCGGCCGCCCGCGCGCGCCGCCGAGGAtccccccggccccgcccacccCAACCGGCCGCGCGCCGCCGCGCCGCCCCCGGGGCCCGGGCccgcgcccgcgccgccgccgccgccgccgcgcctcAGCCTGCCGCGGAGGGACGCGGGACCCGGCACCGAGTCCTGCGAGCGCGCTTGCAGGACGGACCTGGACGAGCGCGAGTCCTACTGCGCGAGCGAATTCG CAGTGAACGGAATCGTGCATGACGTGGACGTGCTCGGCACAGGGATCCGGCTGGTGACTCTTCTGGTGGACCGGGACGGGCTGTACAAGATGAACCGCCTGTACATCACTCCGGACGGGTTTTTCTTCCGAGTCCACATTTTAGCCCTAGACTCCTCCAACTGCAATAAGCCATGTCCAGAATTTAAACCTG gcagcAGGTATATTGTGATGGGTCACATCTACCATAAGAGACGGCAGCTCCCTACAGCTCTCCTTCAGGTCCTGAGAGGACGGCTCAGGCCAGGAGATGGCCTCCTCAGGAGCAGCAGCAGCTATGTGAAGAGATTTAACCGAAAAAGGGATGGGCAAGTTCAAGGTGCAATTCACACCCAGTGTGTTTGA